One Lycium barbarum isolate Lr01 chromosome 5, ASM1917538v2, whole genome shotgun sequence genomic window carries:
- the LOC132640253 gene encoding uncharacterized protein LOC132640253 isoform X1: MAKLSSLSSLLLVLLAIVIANTNRVSTSIMEEITEVRCRSARRMMDGGPTTASFIACRLYCPFELSTVTPDDSNPHRSISNNAQIAVCAALKRMWEDKSQLGKVIQRVTEKAHYLPRMCNMLTTQYQMLKSFQALQGCQACHGSYYSGSYLFSYTTLAAPHSCQACRSSPDRETLTQPLALDICSVTPSTP; this comes from the exons ATGGCAAagctttcttctctttcttctcTCCTCCTAGTCTTATTAGCTATTGTCATTGCCAACACCAACAGAGTTAGCACTTCCATAATGGAGGAAATAACCGAGGTCAGATGCAGAAGTGCTAGGAGGATGATGGACGGAGGCCCAACCACTGCCAGCTTTATCGCCTGCCGGCTTTATTGCCCCTTCGAGCTAAGCACGGTCACCCCAGATGACAGCAATCCTCACAGGAGCATATCCAACAATGCACAGATTGCTGTTTGTGCTGCCCTTAAGAGGATGTGGGAGGACAAAAGCCAACTGGGTAAGGTGATACAGCGTGTGACGGAGAAAGCTCACTACTTACCCCGCATGTGTAACATGCTCACAACACAGTACCAGATGTTAAAG TCGTTTCAAGCGCTCCAAGGGTGCCAAGCGTGCCACGGCAGCTACTACTCGGGCTCTTACCTCTTCTCGTACACAACCCTCGCAGCCCCGCACTCGTGCCAAGCGTGCCGATCATCTCCTGACAGGGAGACTTTGACACAACCTCTTGCACTGGATATTTGTTCGGTAACACCCTCTACCCCGTAG
- the LOC132640253 gene encoding uncharacterized protein LOC132640253 isoform X2: protein MAKLSSLSSLLLVLLAIVIANTNRVSTSIMEEITEVRCRSARRMMDGGPTTASFIACRLYCPFELSTVTPDDSNPHRSISNNAQIAVCAALKRMWEDKSQLGKVIQRVTEKAHYLPRMCNMLTTQYQMLKRSKGAKRATAATTRALTSSRTQPSQPRTRAKRADHLLTGRL, encoded by the exons ATGGCAAagctttcttctctttcttctcTCCTCCTAGTCTTATTAGCTATTGTCATTGCCAACACCAACAGAGTTAGCACTTCCATAATGGAGGAAATAACCGAGGTCAGATGCAGAAGTGCTAGGAGGATGATGGACGGAGGCCCAACCACTGCCAGCTTTATCGCCTGCCGGCTTTATTGCCCCTTCGAGCTAAGCACGGTCACCCCAGATGACAGCAATCCTCACAGGAGCATATCCAACAATGCACAGATTGCTGTTTGTGCTGCCCTTAAGAGGATGTGGGAGGACAAAAGCCAACTGGGTAAGGTGATACAGCGTGTGACGGAGAAAGCTCACTACTTACCCCGCATGTGTAACATGCTCACAACACAGTACCAGATGTTAAAG CGCTCCAAGGGTGCCAAGCGTGCCACGGCAGCTACTACTCGGGCTCTTACCTCTTCTCGTACACAACCCTCGCAGCCCCGCACTCGTGCCAAGCGTGCCGATCATCTCCTGACAGGGAGACTTTGA
- the LOC132640251 gene encoding O-fucosyltransferase 1 isoform X1 translates to MRRPGYRQPFKQQLGGVKAMFTRLSIAVIVLVICMFMLMSAMSSSNSNSSSAEIDAEKLWETAASGGWRPSSAPRSDWPPPPSESNGYLRVRCNGGLNQQRSAICNAVLAARIMNAILVLPELDANSFWHDDSGFQGLYDVEHFIKTLKYDVRIVESIPEIRKNGKVKKIKAKQIRPPRDAPISWYTTEALKTMKEHGAIYLTPFSHRLAEEIDNPEYQRLRCRVNYHALQFKPHIMELSNSIVSKLRSQGHFMTIHLRFEMDMLAFAGCFDIFSPEEQKILKKYRQENFAEKRLVYDERRAIGKCPLTPEEVGLILRAMGFDNSTRIYLAAGELFGGERFMKPFRSMFPRLENHSTVDTSGELGKNSRGLLGSAVDYMVCLLSDIFMPTYDGPSNFANNLLGHRLYYGFRTTIRPDRKALAPVFINREKGHTAGFEEAVRRAMLKTNFGGPHKRISPESFYTNSWPECFCRKSAVNPADKCPPDDVSEILDSQLENEGISDFEARGSNLTSAVDK, encoded by the exons ATGCGAAG GCCTGGGTATCGGCAACCGTTTAAGCAGCAATTAGGTGGTGTTAAAGCCATGTTCACGAGGTTATCGATTGCTGTTATCGTTCTCGTGATATGTATGTTCATGCTTATGTCTGCAATGTCGAGTAGTAACAGTAACAGTTCTTCAGCTGAG ATCGATGCAGAGAAACTCTGGGAAACTGCAGCTTCTGGTGGTTGGAGGCCGTCATCTGCTCCTCGATCAGATTGGCCTC CTCCTCCCAGTGAAAGCAATGGCTATTTACGGGTTCGGTGTAATGGTGGTCTGAACCAACAACGTAGTGCG ATCTGTAATGCAGTTCTTGCTGCAAGAATTATGAATGCTATACTGGTGTTACCTGAGTTGGATGCAAATTCCTTCTGGCACGATGATAG TGGATTTCAAGGTCTCTACGATGTTGAACATTTTATCAAGACATTGAAGTATGATGTAAGAATCGTGGAAAGCATTCCTGAAATTCGAAAAAATGGGAAGGTCAAGAAGATAAAAGCAAAACAG ATTCGACCCCCTAGAGATGCTCCTATCAGTTGGTATACAACAGAGGCTCTAAAGACGATGAAGGAACACGGTGCCATTTATCTTACTCCTTTTTCACATCGACTGGCAGAAGAAATAGATAATCCTGAGTACCAGCGGTTGAGATGTAGAGTTAACTATCATGCTCTTCAATTTAAGCCTCATATTATGGAGCTAAGCAACTCAATAGTCAGTAAACTTCGTTCACAAGGCCACTTTATGACAATACACCTTCGTTTTGAGATGGATATGCTAGCATTTGCTGG GTGCTTTGACATATTTTCTCCTGAAGAGCAAAAGATTTTGAAGAAGTATAGGCAGGAAAATTTTGCAGAAAAGAGACTTGTTTACGATGAAAGAAGGGCAATTGGGAAATGTCCACTAACTCCAGAAGAG GTGGGTCTTATTTTACGTGCAATGGGTTTTGACAACTCTACTAGGATATACCTTGCTGCAGGTGAGCTCTTTGGTGGTGAACGATTCATGAAACCTTTCCGTTCCATGTTCCCCCGCTTGGAGAACCATAGTACAGTGGACACCTCAGGTGAGCTGGGGAAGAACTCAAGGGGCTTGTTAGGTTCAGCTGTGGATTATATGGTCTGTCTTCTCTCCGATATTTTCATGCCAACATATGATGGACCAAGCAATTTTGCAAACAATCTCCTCGGTCACCGGCTATACTATGGTTTTCGCACGACAATCCGACCTGATAGGAAAGCACTGGCTCCAGTCTTTATCAATCGTGAAAAGGGTCATACAGCTGGTTTTGAGGAAGCAGTTAGGCGTGCCATGTTAAAGACAAACTTTGGTGGACCTCATAAGCGGATCTCACCTGAATCATTTTATACTAATTCTTGGCCCGAGTGCTTTTGTAGAAAATCAGCTGTAAATCCTGCTGATAAATGTCCACCAGATGATGTTTCTGAGATCTTAGATAGTCAACTGGAGAATGAAGGAATCAGTGACTTTGAGGCAAGAGGATCAAATTTGACGTCAGCTGTAGATAAATAG
- the LOC132640251 gene encoding O-fucosyltransferase 1 isoform X2, with protein sequence MLMSAMSSSNSNSSSAEIDAEKLWETAASGGWRPSSAPRSDWPPPPSESNGYLRVRCNGGLNQQRSAICNAVLAARIMNAILVLPELDANSFWHDDSGFQGLYDVEHFIKTLKYDVRIVESIPEIRKNGKVKKIKAKQIRPPRDAPISWYTTEALKTMKEHGAIYLTPFSHRLAEEIDNPEYQRLRCRVNYHALQFKPHIMELSNSIVSKLRSQGHFMTIHLRFEMDMLAFAGCFDIFSPEEQKILKKYRQENFAEKRLVYDERRAIGKCPLTPEEVGLILRAMGFDNSTRIYLAAGELFGGERFMKPFRSMFPRLENHSTVDTSGELGKNSRGLLGSAVDYMVCLLSDIFMPTYDGPSNFANNLLGHRLYYGFRTTIRPDRKALAPVFINREKGHTAGFEEAVRRAMLKTNFGGPHKRISPESFYTNSWPECFCRKSAVNPADKCPPDDVSEILDSQLENEGISDFEARGSNLTSAVDK encoded by the exons ATGCTTATGTCTGCGATGTCGAGTAGTAACAGTAATAGTTCTTCAGCTGAG ATCGATGCAGAGAAACTCTGGGAAACTGCAGCTTCTGGTGGTTGGAGGCCGTCATCTGCTCCTCGATCAGATTGGCCTC CTCCTCCCAGTGAAAGCAATGGCTATTTACGGGTTCGGTGTAATGGTGGTCTGAACCAACAACGTAGTGCG ATCTGTAATGCAGTTCTTGCTGCAAGAATTATGAATGCTATACTGGTGTTACCTGAGTTGGATGCAAATTCCTTCTGGCACGATGATAG TGGATTTCAAGGTCTCTACGATGTTGAACATTTTATCAAGACATTGAAGTATGATGTAAGAATCGTGGAAAGCATTCCTGAAATTCGAAAAAATGGGAAGGTCAAGAAGATAAAAGCAAAACAG ATTCGACCCCCTAGAGATGCTCCTATCAGTTGGTATACAACAGAGGCTCTAAAGACGATGAAGGAACACGGTGCCATTTATCTTACTCCTTTTTCACATCGACTGGCAGAAGAAATAGATAATCCTGAGTACCAGCGGTTGAGATGTAGAGTTAACTATCATGCTCTTCAATTTAAGCCTCATATTATGGAGCTAAGCAACTCAATAGTCAGTAAACTTCGTTCACAAGGCCACTTTATGACAATACACCTTCGTTTTGAGATGGATATGCTAGCATTTGCTGG GTGCTTTGACATATTTTCTCCTGAAGAGCAAAAGATTTTGAAGAAGTATAGGCAGGAAAATTTTGCAGAAAAGAGACTTGTTTACGATGAAAGAAGGGCAATTGGGAAATGTCCACTAACTCCAGAAGAG GTGGGTCTTATTTTACGTGCAATGGGTTTTGACAACTCTACTAGGATATACCTTGCTGCAGGTGAGCTCTTTGGTGGTGAACGATTCATGAAACCTTTCCGTTCCATGTTCCCCCGCTTGGAGAACCATAGTACAGTGGACACCTCAGGTGAGCTGGGGAAGAACTCAAGGGGCTTGTTAGGTTCAGCTGTGGATTATATGGTCTGTCTTCTCTCCGATATTTTCATGCCAACATATGATGGACCAAGCAATTTTGCAAACAATCTCCTCGGTCACCGGCTATACTATGGTTTTCGCACGACAATCCGACCTGATAGGAAAGCACTGGCTCCAGTCTTTATCAATCGTGAAAAGGGTCATACAGCTGGTTTTGAGGAAGCAGTTAGGCGTGCCATGTTAAAGACAAACTTTGGTGGACCTCATAAGCGGATCTCACCTGAATCATTTTATACTAATTCTTGGCCCGAGTGCTTTTGTAGAAAATCAGCTGTAAATCCTGCTGATAAATGTCCACCAGATGATGTTTCTGAGATCTTAGATAGTCAACTGGAGAATGAAGGAATCAGTGACTTTGAGGCAAGAGGATCAAATTTGACGTCAGCTGTAGATAAATAG
- the LOC132640253 gene encoding uncharacterized protein LOC132640253 isoform X3: MAKLSSLSSLLLVLLAIVIANTNRVSTSIMEEITEVRCRSARRMMDGGPTTASFIACRLYCPFELSTVTPDDSNPHRSISNNAQIAVCAALKRMWEDKSQLGKVIQRVTEKAHYLPRMCNMLTTQYQMLKTTP, translated from the exons ATGGCAAagctttcttctctttcttctcTCCTCCTAGTCTTATTAGCTATTGTCATTGCCAACACCAACAGAGTTAGCACTTCCATAATGGAGGAAATAACCGAGGTCAGATGCAGAAGTGCTAGGAGGATGATGGACGGAGGCCCAACCACTGCCAGCTTTATCGCCTGCCGGCTTTATTGCCCCTTCGAGCTAAGCACGGTCACCCCAGATGACAGCAATCCTCACAGGAGCATATCCAACAATGCACAGATTGCTGTTTGTGCTGCCCTTAAGAGGATGTGGGAGGACAAAAGCCAACTGGGTAAGGTGATACAGCGTGTGACGGAGAAAGCTCACTACTTACCCCGCATGTGTAACATGCTCACAACACAGTACCAGATGTTAAAG ACAACGCCATGA
- the LOC132640254 gene encoding uncharacterized protein LOC132640254, which yields MAKNQVPDWLNNSLWSSRTPQQPLTPSKTSNYSENTNQSTNLGSKTSNYSEDMNQSANLGSKTSNYSEDMNQSTNLGSKTSNYSEDMNQSTNLGSKTSNYSEDTKSSVNLAVTVTPPAVIRAEIRPKAEIVGNLSSDDENGSSATISSSEDISRQAQLSQELSRKIIDLGEVRRLASQGIPDGAGIRSTVWKLLLGYLPTERALWPTELAKKRSQYKQFKEELLMNPSEIARRLEKSASLENDGTGTDIDGKGVLSRSEVTQGEHPLSLGKSSIWNQFFQDTEIIEQIDRDVKRTHPDLHFFSGDTPFAKSNQDALRIILIIFAKLNPGIRYVQGMNEILAPLFYVFRNDPNEEDAAITEADTFFCFVELLSGMRDNFCQQLDNSVVGIRATITRLSQLLKEHDEELWRHLEVTTNVNPQFYAFRWITLLLTQEFNFADSLFIWDTLLSDPEGPQETLLRVCCAMLIIVRRRLLAGDFTSNLKLLQNYPSTNISHLLYVANKLRIKSAG from the exons ATGGCGAAAAATCAGGTTCCAGATTGGCTCAACAATTCTCTCTGGTCTTCTCGTACACCTCAACAACCATTAACTCCTTCTAAAACTTCAAATTACAGTGAAAATACGAATCAATCAACAAATTTAggttccaaaacttcaaattacAGTGAGGATATGAATCAATCAGCGAATTTAggttccaaaacttcaaattacAGTGAAGATATGAATCAATCAACGAATTTAggttccaaaacttcaaattacAGTGAGGATATGAATCAATCAACGAATTTAGGTTCGAAAACTTCAAATTACAGTGAGGATACAAAATCATCGGTTAATTTGGCAGTTACGGTGACGCCGCCAGCTGTAATAAGAGCTGAGATTCGACCTAAGGCGGAAATTGTTGGTAATTTAAGTAGTGATGATGAAAATGGGAGCTCAGCTACTATTTCttcaagtgaggatatttctcgCCAGGCTCAGCTTTCACAAGAG TTGTCAAGGAAGATTATTGATTTGGGGGAGGTCCGGAGGCTAGCATCACAAGGGATACCAGATGGAGCTGGCATTCGTTCTACAGTGTGGAAG CTGTTGTTGGGGTATTTGCCAACTGAGAGAGCATTATGGCCAACGGAATTGGCTAAAAAGAGGTCTCAGTACAAGCAATTTAAAGAGGAGCTCCTAATGAATCCT TCAGAGATTGCGAGGAGGTTGGAGAAGTCTGCAAGTCTTGAGAATGATGGAACAGGAACAGACATTGACGGCAAAGGTGTACTCTCAAGATCAGAAGTAACTCAGGGAGAGCATCCTTTGAGTCTTGGGAAAAGTAGCATTTGGAATCAGTTCTTCCAG GACACAGAAATTATCGAACAGATTGATCGGGATGTAAAGCGCACCCATCCAGATCTGCACTTCTTCTCAGGGGACACGCCATTTGCAAAGTCTAACCAG GATGCTTTGAGGATTATACTCATTATATTTGCCAAACTGAATCCTGGTATTAGATATGTGCAAGGGATGAATGAGATCTTGGCACCACTTTTCTATGTATTCAGGAATGATCCCAATGAGGAGGATGCA GCAATCACAGAAGCAGATACTTTCTTCTGCTTTGTGGAGTTGTTGAGTGGAATGCGTGATAATTTTTGTCAGCAACTTGATAATAGTGTTGTTGGTATTCGTGCCACAATTACAAGGCTATCTCAACTTTTGAAAGAACATGATGAAGAGCTATGGCGGCATCTTGAAGTGACAACTAAT GTGAATCCACAGTTTTATGCGTTCAGGTGGATAACTCTCCTTCTGACGCAAGAGTTCAATTTTGCGGACAGTCTTTTTATATGGGATACGCTCCTAAGTGATCCTGAAGGACCTCAG GAAACACTGCTTCGGGTCTGCTGTGCAATGTTGATTATTGTCCGGAGGCGTTTACTTGCTGGTGATTTCACTTCTAATTTGAAGCTACTGCAAAATTATCCATCTACTAACATCAGCCACCTTCTCTATGTTGCCAATAAACTCCGTATTAAATCAGCTGGTTAG
- the LOC132642143 gene encoding xyloglucan endotransglucosylase/hydrolase protein 2-like: protein MGFHLLLSALLVLSRVFEGQALPFDKNYNISWGNNNVKSLNNGEEIQLSLDKFSGSGIQSKQSYGSGSFKMRIKLPSKDSAGVVTTFYLHSHTSNHDELDFEFLGNREGKPYTLQTNVFANGVGDREQRIQLWFDPTANFHEYSILWNSHQTVFFVDEIPIRVYKNNSHRGVGYPSQPMQSEATIWNGETWATDNGSAKINWTNSPFTAQFQGFNIEGCTSSNGIKCNSTKFWWNSKQFWKLTHSQEKSYKDIRSKHMVYDYCKDINRFQTTSPECSK, encoded by the exons ATGGGTTTCCATCTACTTCTAAGTGCTCTTTTGGTATTAAGTAGAGTTTTTGAAGGTCAAGCTTTACCATTTGATAAAAATTACAACATTTCTTGGGGGAATAACAATGTGAAGTCACTGAACAATGGAGAAGAAATTCAGCTATCCCTTGATAAATTTTCTG GGTCTGGAATTCAGTCCAAACAAAGTTATGGCTCTGGATCATTCAAAATGAGAATAAAGCTCCCAAGCAAAGACTCGGCTGGAGTAGTGACAACCTTCTAC CTACATTCACATACAAGTAACCATGATGAATTGGATTTCGAGTTTTTGGGTAATAGAGAAGGGAAACCATACACATTGCAAACAAACGTATTTGCAAATGGTGTTGGTGATAGAGAGCAAAGAATTCAACTTTGGTTTGATCCAACAGCAAACTTTCATGAGTACTCAATCCTCTGGAACTCACATCAGACTGT ATTTTTTGTAGATGAAATACCCATTAGGGTTTACAAGAACAATTCCCATAGAGGAGTTGGATACCCTTCACAACCAATGCAATCAGAGGCCACAATATGGAATGGAGAAACTTGGGCAACAGATAATGGAAGTGCCAAAATTAATTGGACAAATTCTCCATTCACAGCTCAATTCCAAGGCTTCAATATTGAAGGTTGCACTTCTTCTAATGGTATCAAGTGCAATTCTACAAAGTTTTGGTGGAACTCTAAGCAATTTTGGAAACTTACTCATAGTCAAGAAAAATCATATAAAGACATTAGAAGCAAACATATGGTTTATGATTATTGCAAAGATATCAATAGATTTCAAACCACTTCTCCAGAATGTTCGAAGTGA